In Desulfovibrio sp. 86, the following proteins share a genomic window:
- a CDS encoding IS481 family transposase has protein sequence MESFNQNVIKHKTGLLNLAAELGNVSRACRIMGFSRDTFYRYQTARDAGGVEALFEVSRKKPNLKNRVEEATELAVLDFAIAFPAHGQVRASNELRKTGVFVSPSGVRSIWLRHDLASMKQRLNALEKKSAEEGIVLTEAQVQALERKKHDDEACGEIESHHPGYLGSQDTFYVGTIKGVGRIYQQTFVDTYSKWAAAKLYTTKTPITGADLLNDRVLPFFTSMEMGIIRMLTDRGTEYCGRLETHDYQLYLGINNIEHTKAKARHPQTNGICERFHKTILHEFYQVAFRRKLYNSLEELQADLDVWMEHYNIERTHQGKKCCGRTPLQTLLDGKQIWKEKVGQLN, from the coding sequence ATGGAAAGTTTCAATCAAAACGTCATCAAACACAAGACCGGACTTCTCAACCTTGCTGCCGAACTCGGCAATGTCTCCAGAGCCTGCCGCATCATGGGCTTTTCCAGAGATACCTTCTACCGGTATCAAACAGCACGAGACGCCGGAGGCGTTGAAGCGCTGTTTGAGGTCAGCCGCAAAAAGCCCAACCTGAAAAATCGCGTGGAAGAGGCCACGGAACTGGCGGTGTTGGATTTTGCGATAGCCTTCCCTGCTCATGGGCAAGTGCGGGCCAGCAACGAACTGCGCAAAACCGGCGTATTTGTGTCGCCGTCAGGGGTGCGTTCCATCTGGTTGCGCCATGACCTGGCCTCAATGAAGCAGCGCCTGAACGCCCTGGAGAAGAAGTCCGCTGAAGAGGGCATTGTGCTCACCGAAGCCCAGGTACAAGCTCTGGAGCGTAAAAAACACGACGATGAGGCTTGCGGCGAAATAGAAAGCCATCATCCCGGATATCTCGGCAGTCAGGACACATTTTACGTCGGCACCATCAAGGGCGTCGGCCGTATTTATCAGCAAACCTTTGTGGATACCTACTCTAAGTGGGCGGCTGCCAAGCTCTACACTACCAAAACACCCATCACCGGAGCCGACCTGCTCAATGACCGGGTTTTGCCATTCTTCACTTCAATGGAAATGGGCATTATCCGCATGCTGACGGACAGGGGCACAGAGTACTGCGGCAGACTGGAAACGCATGACTACCAGCTTTATCTGGGCATAAACAACATAGAACACACCAAGGCCAAGGCGCGGCATCCGCAGACAAACGGCATCTGCGAACGTTTCCACAAGACCATCCTGCACGAGTTTTACCAGGTTGCCTTCCGGCGGAAACTGTATAACTCTCTGGAGGAACTGCAGGCCGATCTGGATGTCTGGATGGAACATTACAACATCGAAAGGACACATCAAGGGAAAAAGTGTTGCGGCAGAACGCCATTGCAAACACTCCTTGACGGAAAACAGATCTGGAAGGAAAAGGTCGGACAACTCAACTAA